A window from Ovis canadensis isolate MfBH-ARS-UI-01 breed Bighorn chromosome 4, ARS-UI_OviCan_v2, whole genome shotgun sequence encodes these proteins:
- the NACAD gene encoding NAC-alpha domain-containing protein 1 isoform X2 produces MPGEAARAELLLPEAGGPGPRTDLSCDAAEATTPKGDRLEHCALTSGPSALALTFLHGKPGARPPPEGASWDAGPGRAPSAWAVQAEGGPSPGPAEVRPAEGPLPASLEPRIVMGEETCQAAPLPRATMPELRDWEGGHANLNPPPELCSQGDPPVPFPAPDSDSYFTPPSTPTKTASTLLPGPGPHRDTQDAQAELGDSPPASPTGSYITADGDSWASSPSCSLSLQALAEGLDVPSGWGFSPPGSVVDERELPPAGTPDSSSPESSLSADSSSSWGQEGHFFELDFLANDPMIPAYLLPFQGSLIFQVEAVEVTPLPHEEEEVEEEEQEKEQEVPLPRGDLAGEGEDDSTFASSLQSLSDLSITEGVDEAFAFRDDTSAASSDPDSASYTGADDERLYSGEPHAQPTTLLQDSPGEAASWGPELTLGVSKGEAGQAAKSQEPISEITRVGPAAAQVSSAMALHIPQESLDHTGMSPQAQREEPGSTMGPVPVAPVTSQPLQEGDTATLGPEPWISKGEADLNCLQTLKEDTGQGFATATSPEPQPEVDPAALPPLQDAGIPWVQESASETSLEPQLEEEDLTASSTSQDAGLPLVQGSASEACPEPQSEEEDLTASSPLQDAGPHLVQGSSSEASPEPQSEEEDLTASSTSQDAGLPLVQGSASEACPEPQSEEEDLTASSPLQDAGPHLVQGSSSEASPEPQSEEDLTASSTSQDAGLPLVQGSASEVSPEPQSEEEDLTASLPLKDEGLPLVQGSASEASLEPQSEEEDLTASLSLKDAGLPLVQRSASEASLEPQSEEDLTASLPLKDEGLPLVQGSASKASSEPQSEEDLTASLSLKNEGLPLVQGSASEASPEPQSEEDLTASSPLQDECLPLVQGSASKASPEPQSEEKDLAASSPLKDECLPLVQGSASEASPEPQSEDLTASSPLQDAALRLVQGSVFKASPEPHSEEDLTASPPLQDTGLPLVQGSASEASPEPQSEEEDLTASPPLQDAGLPLVHGSASEASPELQSEVTASPPLQDAGLPWVQGSASEASPDHQSDLKASLPLQDAGLPLVQGSASEASPEPQSEEDLTASSPLQDECLPLVEGSASKASPELQSEEEVTVSPPLQVAGLPLVQGSASDATSEPQSEELTASSHLQDAGLPLVQGSVSEASPEPQSEEELTASSHLQDAGLPSVQGSVSEASPEPQSEEEELTASPSLQDAGLPLVQGSASEVSPELQSEEELTASPSLQDAGLPLVQGSASEVSPEPQSEEEDLTASPPLQDAGLPLVQGSASDASSEPQSEEELTASPSLQDAGLPLVLGSVSEASSEPHSEEELTASLPLQDTSLPSVQGSASDASSEPQSEENLTASPTLQDAGLPLVQGSVSEASPEPHSEEEELTASRPLQDAGLRLVQGSVSEASPEPHSEEEELTASPPLQDAGLPLVQGSVSEASPEPHSEEELTASPPLQDAGLPLVQGSVSEASLEPHSEEEELTASPPLQDAGLPLVQGSASDASSEPQSEEEELTASPTLQDGGLPLVQGSASDASSEPHSEEEELTASPPLQDAGLPLVQGSASDASSEPQSEEEELTASPPLQDAGLPLVQGSVSEASSEPHSEEELTASPPLQDAGLPLVQGSASDASSEPQSEEDLTACPTLQDTGLPLVQGSASKVSPEPQSDLTASPTLQDAGLPLVQGSASKASPEPQSEDLTAFPPLQEAGLPSSQVSATSASPQAPMTDTGCIQETEPTATAAHRKGRKTLGLRPAPEERDPDHTRGSDSLALDQIHLGGPDLPADARTPLEGDAGPSKPATEVPDTPEPFTATQGPPKPDSSGEEVAKGILAPEQEACHDVCAHGDDGAESSSPPKEALGAEHQGHEALKPVVHGPGVCPTASLEVGQLGPPSPVEEGRATLGHRLPMAVGSEVGLSSCSESPSRAVPRLGGHCAKDPAPTSPLPLRQPKPVLGPGRGEQAQAALGALGPTPLQPPESPIGGLPSAPQDRIQGPEPPAPGVLMEAVPSPLASPAPCPCRGPREDLVEGAEPLGSPSHPPPRPRTQRAVAASSGITNPPGAGQVSLPPHPTLLSPKAAPKRGTHAKDPASRLSPPRQVPPGSGPRSPAGPRGLPATEQQDDGDSLEEDSPRALGSGQHSDSHGESSAELEEQDLPGPQTAQCPAQVPEKAPAGSGSEETVAKAKQSRSEKKARKAMSKLGLRQIQGVTRITIQKSKNILFVIAKPDVFKSPASDTYVVFGEAKIEDLSQQVHRAAAEKFKVPSEPSALVPESAPGPRVRPECEEEEEEEEEEEVDEAGLELRDIELVMAQANVSRAKAVRALRDNQSDIVNAIMELTM; encoded by the exons CCCCAGACTCCGATTCCTACTTCacgcctccctccacccccaccaagaCAGCCTCCACCCTGCTCCCTGGCCCCGGGCCCCACAGGGACACCCAGGATGCCCAGGCTGAGCTGGGGGACTCGCCGCCAGCCTCGCCCACTGGCTCGTACATCACGGCAGATGGGGACAGCTGGGCCTCATCCCCATCCTGCTCCCTGAGCCTTCAGGCCCTGGCCGAAGGGCTGGATGTGCCCTCGGGCTGGGGCTTCTCTCCACCCGGCTCTGTGGTCGATGAGAGGGAGCTGCCCCCTGCAGGGACCCCGGACAGCTCGTCCCCAGAGTCCAGCCTCTCAGCAGACAGCAGCTCTTCCTGGGGCCAGGAGGGCCACTTCTTCGAGCTGGACTTCTTGGCCAATGACCCAATGATCCCTGCTTACCTCCTGCCCTTCCAGGGCAGCCTGATTTTCCAGGTGGAGGCGGTGGAGGTGACACCCCTGCCCCacgaggaggaggaagtggaggaggaggagcaagaAAAGGAGCAGGAGGTCCCCCTCCCCAGAGGGGATCTAGCCGGGGAGGGCGAGGATGATAGCACATTCGCATCCTCCCTGCAGTCGCTGTCCGACCTGTCCATCACCGAGGGCGTGGATGAGGCCTTCGCCTTCCGGGATGACACTTCAGCTGCCTCCTCTGACCCCGACTCGGCCTCCTACACGGGGGCTGATGATGAGAGGCTGTACAGCGGAGAGCCCCACGCACAGCCCACCACACTGCTCCAGGACAGCCCTGGGGAGGCTGCCTCCTGGGGCCCAGAGCTCACTCTTGGGGTGTCCAAGGGAGAGGCTGGCCAGGCTGCCAAGAGTCAGGAACCCATCTCCGAGATAACGAGGGTGGGTCCCGCTGCAGCCCAGGTGTCTTCTGCTATGGCCCTTCACATCCCACAGGAATCTCTGGACCACACTGGGATGAGCCCTCAGGCCCAGAGAGAAGAGCCAGGCTCCACCATGGGACCAGTACCTGTTGCCCCAGTCACGTCTCAGCCCCTGCAGGAGGGAGATACTGCTACTTTAGGCCCAGAGCCCTGGATTTCGAAGGGAGAAGCAGACCTCAACTGTCTACAAACCCTGAAGGAAGACACAGGCCAGGGGTTTGCCACTGCAACCAGCCCTGAACCCCAGCCAGAAGTGGATCCAGCAGCATTGCCACCCCTGCAGGATGCAGGTATCCCCTGGGTCCAGGAATCTGCCTCTGAGACCAGCCTTGAGCCCCAGTTGGAAGAAGAAGATCTGACAGCATCTTCAACCTCACAGGATGCAGGTCTCCCCTTGGTCCAGGGATCTGCCTCTGAGGCCTGCCCTGAGCCCCAATCAGAAGAAGAAGATCTAACAGCATCCTCACCTCTGCAGGATGCAGGTCCCCACTTGGTCCAGGGATCTTCCTCTGAAGCTAGCCCGGAGCCCCAGTCAGAAGAAGAAGATCTGACAGCATCTTCAACCTCACAGGATGCAGGTCTCCCCTTGGTCCAGGGATCTGCCTCTGAGGCCTGCCCTGAGCCCCAATCAGAAGAAGAAGATCTAACAGCATCCTCACCTCTGCAGGATGCAGGTCCCCACTTGGTCCAGGGATCTTCCTCTGAAGCTAGCCCGGAGCCCCAATCAGAAGAAGATCTGACAGCATCCTCAACCTCACAGGATGCAGGTCTCCCTTTGGTCCAGGGATCTGCATCTGAGGTCAGCCCTGAGCCCCAATCAGAAGAAGAAGATCTGACAGCATCCTTACCCCTGAAGGATGAAGGTCTCCCCTTGGTCCAGGGATCTGCCTCTGAGGCCAGCCTGGAGCCCCAGTCAGAAGAAGAAGATCTGACAGCATCCTTATCCCTGAAGGATGCAGGTCTCCCCTTGGTCCAGAGATCTGCCTCTGAGGCCAGCCTGGAGCCCCAGTCAGAGGAAGATCTGACAGCATCCTTACCCCTGAAGGATGAAGGTCTCCCTTTGGTCCAGGGATCTGCCTCCAAGGCCagctctgagccccagtcagAAGAAGATCTGACAGCATCCTTATCCCTGAAGAATGAAGGTCTCCCCTTAGTCCAGGGATCTGCCTCCGAGGCCAGCCCTGAGCCCCAGTCAGAAGAAGATCTAACAGCATCCTCACCCCTGCAGGATGAATGTCTCCCCTTGGTCCAGGGATCTGCCTCCAAGGCCAGCCCTGAGCCCCAgtcagaagaaaaagatctagCAGCATCCTCACCCCTGAAGGATGAATGTCTCCCCTTGGTCCAGGGATCTgcctctgaggccagccctgagcCCCAGTCAGAAGATCTAACAGCATCCTCACCTCTGCAGGATGCAGCTCTCCGTTTGGTCCAGGGATCTGTCTTCAAGGCCAGCCCTGAGCCCCACTCAGAAGAGGACCTGACAGCTTCTCCACCCCTGCAGGACACAGGTCTCCCCTTGGTCCAGGGATCTGCTtctgaggccagccctgagcCCCAGTCAGAAGAAGAGGACCTGacagcctccccacccctgcaggaTGCAGGTCTCCCCTTGGTCCATGGATCTGCCTCCGAGGCCAGCCCTGAGCTCCAGTCAGAAGTGACAGCATCCCCACCCCTGCAGGATGCAGGTCTCCCCTGGGTCCAAGGATCTGCTTCTGAGGCCAGCCCTGACCACCAGTCCGATCTGAAAGCATCCTTGCCCCTGCAGGATGCAGGACTTCCCTTGGTCCAGGGATCTGCCTCCGAGGCCAGCCCTGAGCCCCAGTCAGAAGAAGATCTAACAGCATCCTCACCCCTGCAGGATGAATGTCTCCCCTTGGTCGAGGGATCTGCCTCCAAGGCCAGCCCTGAGCTCCAGTCAGAAGAAGAAGTGACAGTATCCCCACCCCTGCAGGTTGCAGGTCTCCCCTTGGTCCAGGGATCTGCCTCCGATGCTACTTCAGAGCCCCAGTCAGAAGAGCTGACAGCATCCTCGCACCTGCAGGACGCAGGTCTCCCCTTGGTCCAGGGATCTGTTTCCGAGGCCAGCCCTGAGCCCCAGTCAGAAGAAGAGCTAACAGCATCCTCACACCTGCAGGACGCAGGTCTCCCCTCGGTCCAGGGATCTGTTTCCGAGGCCAGCCCTGAGCCCCAGTCAGAAGAAGAGGAGCTGACGGCCTCCCCATCCCTGCAGGACGCAGGACTCCCCTTGGTCCAGGGATCTGCATCTGAGGTCAGCCCTGAGCTCCAGTCAGAAGAGGAGCTGACGGCCTCCCCATCCCTGCAGGATGCAGGACTCCCCTTGGTCCAGGGATCTGCATCTGAGGTCAGCCCTGAGCCCCAGTCAGAAGAAGAGGACCTGacagcctccccacccctgcaggaTGCAGGTCTCCCCTTGGTCCAGGGATCTGCCTCCGATGCCAGCTCAGAGCCCCAGTCAGAAGAGGAGCTGACGGCCTCCCCATCCCTGCAGGATGCAGGTCTCCCCTTGGTCCTGGGATCTGTTTCTGAGGCCAGCTCAGAGCCCCACTCAGAAGAGGAGCTGACAGCCTCCCTGCCCCTGCAGGACACAAGTCTCCCCTCGGTCCAGGGATCTGCCTCCGATGCCAGCTCAGAGCCTCAGTCAGAAGAAAATCTCACAGCCTCCCCAACTCTGCAGGACGCAGGTCTCCCCTTGGTCCAGGGATCTGTTTCTGAGGCCAGCCCAGAGCCCCACTCAGAAGAAGAGGAGCTGACAGCCTCCCGCCCGCTGCAGGACGCAGGTCTCCGCTTGGTCCAGGGATCTGTTTCTGAGGCCAGCCCAGAGCCCCACTCAGAAGAAGAGGAGCTGACAGCCTCCCCCCCGCTGCAGGACGCAGGTCTCCCCTTGGTCCAGGGATCTGTTTCTGAGGCCAGCCCAGAGCCCCACTCAGAAGAAGAGCTTacagcctccccacccctgcaggaTGCAGGTCTCCCCTTGGTCCAGGGATCTGTTTCTGAGGCCAGCCTGGAGCCCCACTCAGAAGAAGAGGAGCTGACAGCCTCCCCGCCCCTGCAGGACGCAGGTCTTCCCTTGGTCCAGGGATCTGCCTCTGATGCCAGCTCAGAGCCCCAGTCCGAAGAAGAGGAGCTTACAGCCTCCCCAACTCTGCAGGATGGAGGTCTCCCCTTGGTCCAGGGATCTGCCTCCGATGCCAGTTCAGAGCCCCACTCAGAAGAAGAGGAGCTGACAGCCTCCCCGCCCCTGCAGGACGCAGGTCTTCCCTTGGTCCAGGGATCTGCCTCTGATGCCAGCTCAGAGCCCCAGTCTGAAGAAGAGGAGCTGacagcctccccacccctgcaggaTGCAGGTCTCCCCTTGGTCCAGGGATCTGTTTCTGAGGCCAGCTCAGAGCCCCACTCAGAAGAGGAGCTGACAGCCTCCCCGCCCCTGCAGGACGCAGGTCTCCCCTTGGTCCAGGGATCTGCCTCCGATGCCAGCTCAGAGCCCCAGTCCGAAGAAGATCTCACAGCCTGCCCAACTCTGCAGGACACAGGTCTCCCTTTGGTCCAGGGATCAGCCTCCAAGGTCAGCCCGGAGCCCCAGTCAGATCTCACAGCCTCCCCAACCCTGCAGGATGCAGGTCTCCCCTTGGTCCAGGGATCAGCCTCCAAGGCCAGCCCGGAGCCCCAGTCAGAAGATCTCACAGCCTTCCCGCCCCTGCAGGAAGCAGGTCTCCCCTCCAGTCAAGTATCTGCCACCAGTGCCAGCCCTCAGGCCCCGATGACTGACACAGGCTGTATCCAAGAGACAGAGCCCACAGCCACTGCAGCccataggaaaggaagaaagacccTGGGACTGAGGCCAGCACCTGAGGAAAGAGACCCAGACCACACTCGAGGATCAGACTCTCTGGCCTTGGATCAGATACATCTGGGTGGCCCAGACCTACCTGCAGATGCTCGGACACCCTTGGAGGGAGATGCAGGCCCCTCCAAGCCTGCCACAGAGGTCCCAGACACACCTGAGCCTTTCACAGCCACCCAAGGTCCCCCAAAGCCTGACTCCAGTGGGGAGGAAGTAGCCAAGGGCATTTTGGCACCTGAGCAGGAAGCCTGTCATGATGTTTGTGCACATGGGGATGATGGAGCTGAGTCCAGCTCACCCCCAAAGGAGGCCCTGGGGGCTGAGCACCAGGGCCATGAGGCCCTAAAGCCAGTGGTTCATGGCCCAGGGGTGTGTCCTACTGCCAGCCTGGAGGTTGGCCAGTTGGGGCCCCCAAGCCCAGTGGAGGAAGGAAGGGCTACTCTTGGGCACAGGCTTCCCATGGCTGTGGGCTCAGAGGTTGGGCTGAGCTCCTGCTCAGAGTCTCCTTCAAGAGCTGTGCCCAGGCTGGGAGGGCACTGTGCCAAAGATCCTGCCCCAACATCTCCACTGCCCTTGAGGCAGCCAAAGCCTGTGCTGGGCCCAGGCAGGGGAGAGCAGGCCCAGGCAGCACTTGGAGCCCTTGGCCCCACCCCGCTGCAGCCTCCAGAAAGCCCCATAGGGGGCCTTCCCAGTGCACCCCAAGACAGGATCCAGGGCCCTGAGCCCCCTGCTCCTGGTGTCCTCATGGAGGCAGTTCCAAGCCCCCTGGCatcccctgctccctgcccttgCCGGGGACCCCGGGAAGACTTGGTGGAGGGCGCGGAGCCCCTGGGCTCTCCGAGCCACCCACCACCTCGGCCAAGAACCCAGCGGGCGGTGGCTGCCTCCTCAGGGATCACAAACCCCCCTGGGGCTGGGCAGGtcagcctcccaccccaccccaccctcctcagCCCCAAGGCAGCCCCCAAGAGGGGTACCCATGCCAAAGACCCAGCCTCGAGGCTCTCGCCCCCTCGCCAAGTGCCTCCTGGCTCTGGGCCCCGGAGCCCAGCCGGCCCTCGAGGGCTCCCAGCCACCGAGCAGCAGGATGACGGCGACAGTTTGGAGGAAG ACTCGCCCCGCGCTCTGGGCTCTGGCCAGCACTCGGACAGCCACGGGGAGTCGTCAGCCGAGCTGGAGGAGCAGGACCTCCCAGGACCACAGACCGCACAGTGCCCAGCCCAGGTGCCCGAAAAG GCCCCAGCTGGCAGTGGGAGCGAGGAGACAGTCGCCAAAGCCAAGCAGAGTCGCAGTGAGAAGAAGGCCCGAAAG GCGATGTCCAAGCTGGGCTTACGACAGATCCAGGGGGTCACCAGGATCACCATCCAGAAGTCCAAGAACATCCTCTTTGTCATTGCCAAGCCCGATGTCTTTAAGAGCCCAGCCTCAGACACCTACGTGGTCTTCGGCGAGGCCAAG ATCGAGGACCTGTCGCAGCAGGTGCACAGAGCTGCGGCTGAGAAGTTCAAAGTGCCCTCGGAGCCCTCCGCCCTGGTGCCTGAGTCAGCACCTGGGCCGAGGGTGAGACCCGAgtgcgaggaggaggaggaggaggaagaggaggaggag GTGGACGAGGCAGGACTGGAGCTGCGGGACATCGAGCTGGTGATGGCGCAGGCCAACGTGTCAAGGGCCAAGGCCGTGCGGGCCCTGAGGGACAACCAGAGTGACATCGTCAACGCCATCATG GAGCTGACCATGTAG